A window of Centroberyx gerrardi isolate f3 chromosome 6, fCenGer3.hap1.cur.20231027, whole genome shotgun sequence genomic DNA:
CGTgggcaatacaaaacaaaatggatctcattttcaatctcattcagtttgtttgtgatacgggacattcactatcgaaaccacatatgtcatcaatcaccaagcgtgccaatcatatcccaacctcatcccaaactgccTTGTGTTTGACACCGCTAGCATTTTGACTAGACATAATGTAATAGAAGATAtattaaattagcattttgactagtcataatgtaattagagatatcttaaattagcattttgactagacATAATGTAATAGAAGATAtattaaattagcattttgactagtcataatgtaattagagatatcttaaattagcatttcggttggtcataatgtaatgagagatatcttaaatgctaatttacaatatctctcGTTACATTATGACTGgccaaaatgctactttaagatatttcagatatctgtaatgagatggaactaccactactaggcctGTACtgctgtagcagcagcagcagcagcggcagcagcagcagtgttgttgttgccactactgactacgACCACCTGGCTTAacagtactgctgcagcagcaggagcagcagcggcagcacccACCGCattccctggagcccctggtaaagctcctactgtggactttgacaagggcctacaaccctataagataagataagataagatagcattaatggggaaattcaggaaaagtaGCTGGTATAGCTACTTttattagttgttgttttttttctagttaattttgatagtttggccTGGGTGGCGGgtctctttgtaccaaccaccagctcttcaacaaACCGCCATCGCTAACTGCCACACCACTCCTTTagagcggctggcaggttggcttcagcgggacgcgaACCGCACCTCAATCGCGACCGCAAGACCACCTGTACGCTCctggctggcaggttggcttcagcaggATGCGAACGCcgcctcttcgtaccaaccaccagctcttcaacaaACCACGTTCGCTAGCCGCCACGCGACatggtccaaactatcaaaattaactagaaaaaaattaactccaaacacgcccatcaagcgtccaatagctactggtctgaaatgaggACCGTGTAAAAAGGTTCCCAAAGAGAGCCTGTTGCCGCGTCCAAGCAACAGCTGTACCAACACCCAGGGGAGTATACCTTACggaccttaccttaccttaccttaccttatgTAAGGTATGAAGCTCAAGACCTCCAGCGGGGCCTTTTATGCCCTGAGCTGCTGCGAACAAAcacgtcagaattctgattgtgatgtcatcagtgcagctgagacaggctctgattggtagagcagagtccagctccatccaatgatgtcataatcgATTAGAATGGTGAAGCGAAGCaatgttctgattggttccgATTGAATGCCCAAAATTAGTTTGGattgttttaaatggtatttaGCCCATTACGTagaactttatttatatttggagtaggcttgtagatgcgtgcatttacaagtcaaacttttcaagactaatgtatgtaaaataagtcaaaatctatgtgcaattggatgtcGCATGCTTcttaggtaggtgtgtgtgtgtgtgtgtgtgtgtgtgtgtgtgtgagtgtgatataggcctaaatgttgtctaacagccttgaaGCATAAACATGCCGCCAAGCCTCCAGCTGTACCGGGACGAAAGCGGCGAACAACTCGaaattgtgtggctgagttcagaaaatcaataaaaaataatacatgtatatgaaTAGAGTTAAGCTGTCCAAGTAGTCAATTTTGTCCAACAATGTCTGAAATAATTGCACtatttgtgtgaagaattccctgTAAGTCTCCTTTTTCTTTATGAGCAGTGCATTCAGTGAGTATCATCCAGCTAAGATGCAGAGCACTAATTATATACTGGTGGGGCAGGAGGGTCTAGGTACAGAcagtcaaaccttttcaataaatttcaacattgaactgttttttttttggtccttcATTCGCCACCTATCACCTCGTCTCCTTAAAGTCACAAcctgcaatccaaatgtaaacaaagggaaGCCCCACCACCTAAAACTAGGAACTAAAGCTTGCCTTGGggttggacaaatgttatccctctcaaattgaatgagcgagctctagatagaaggaatggcagtttgtaatagctaaatctgagtttcagattactttaaacctgtaaaaggtttacgtttgtattgtttgtgtgtgccgaGAGGTGGGGGGCCCAATAGGAcatgtgtgcccaggggccctgtggttggttaatccggccctgGATCTGGTCCAAGATGCCTGGACTAACAGAGCGGTCAgaatttcatttaaatttttaaatagTCTCATAAGACGAATAACAGTGCGCTAACCTAAAGCGTTTCAATATTTCTGTAAAATAGTCTCCTCGGATTTTTCCTTATCGGCCAAATGTACattacaaaatacattaaaaataattaaatgtatATGTCTACTACATGTAGTAGTCACTCTGGTGCTGTGAGGTCTGATGCAGTGCCAGAGCCTGGATTTATATCTTAAACTGTCTGGTTTTACAGCTCTGGTGGTCCACACTTGTTCACTTTAAAGGAACTGAACACACTTTACCTTCAATTCTGAAATAAATTCCTTTTGAACATCTGCTTTTGGGTGTACACCCTCATTAAAtcttaaattatttattattatcagttaTTGTGACAAAGGGCTGAgaaccttttttgttttttctgagaAAACCAAGCATCAATGACTATAGGCTTGTTTACACTACTGTCTGTAAATCAAAAGGGAGGAGTAGCCTAGCCTGTCGGACATGTCAAGAAATGTCATTGATGAGACCGGAGTGTGGTCCAGTGGGCCCTGTTGAACATCAGCTCTGGGGTTTAATGGGGGTTCTCTTATCAGTCGAAGGGAGTACTCTATCATTGGTCATAGGCTGACATGTTTATCATCTGTACGATATGCACACACGGGCTAAACAGCCAATATTTTGCTCTAGCGGCAGCTTATCTGTGATGTCAAACTCAAGGCCTGCGGGCCAGATCAGGCCCGTGGCACAATGCTATCCGGCCCGGGAGATGATTTTGATTTTCTATTAATAATGGCCCGTTTCTGTAATTCAAACGCTACACTCCAATCCCCAACATGCACTCCTCCtactgacacattttttttttttatcaaatgcATGGCAACTCCCGACATCCCAAAAAATAACTAACTACAACTCCTTCTCATGTGTGCACTTTGCCGACAAACTGAGCACACTTCACGCAGAGTTTACAAGACGATTAGCAGACTGAGGTTCAGAAATTCAATTTCGAACTGTTCAGTAATCCGTTTGCAGCTGATGTGGACAGCTCCCCAATGAACATGCAAATGGAGCTGATCGAAGTCCAGTGTAACAGCACACCCACGGCCAAGTACAATTCTGTCAGGGTAAGCAAGTTCCCCCGTTTTATCCCAGAAACGATGCCCGAACTCCGCCTGCATGCTGCCCGTATGCTGTGTACGTTTGGTAGCACGTACCTGTGTGAGCAGCTATTTTCTGTCATGAAGATAAATTGTTTGAGTTTTGAAATGGCCAGGCATATTTTGATGCAGTTATTCATGTGGTTTAAGAAGtgttaagataaataaatatggctCTTATCTGGCCCGCGAATTTGTCATGAGTTTTCAATATGGCCCATTCATGGATTGAGTTTGACACCCCTGTCTTAGACAATAAGTAGGACATGCATTGtacttcattcatttattgtctttacccacttattcctattcagggtcacagggagTGACCCTGCATGCTGGGAGTCTGTCCCAGCACACACAGGTCACCAGTCCACCACAGAGCTCACACCATCACACTGTCCTTCAAAAAGGTTAGAGTGAACATGACTATGGCCATTGATTCATGGTGGTCTTTGAAGGAGAGGGTGACCTCTTGCCCTCAGCACTTCAGTGGTTCATTCCTTCAAAAACATCTGCATCCAGGTCCTATCCTCCACACCAGTGTATAGTTTCAGGCTGACATGTTTTACCATACCAACGGTGAGATTCTACAATGTGACTTGTGTCATTTAATTTAAATCAGATAAAGGCAACCCAGGTGGCACAAAacagctagatgacagagctttatctttaccctgtatgattctcatccatctgtggaccaagaggagaatctatgattctcgtctgccttaggcagtgagatctgacgtaaatatcagatcaagagtagaattaggaaggacaggggataagaaaattaaagaaaaacatatgggttcactcacaatatgcatctaaaagtgggagtatttgttgtgttcttttatctttctatttcacttgatttgaactacactagtttactttttaagtcttttatcttgtggatctcttgtctgtagttttgcactttttaattgtacattttttacctttactgtattatttattactctgtaaagcactttgaattgcctcggtgtatgaaatgtgctatacaaataaagctgccttgccttgccttgccagGTAAGAGCTTTTCTTCTTAAGGTCCAGGCTTCTGTATAATAATGTAGAATCTATAATACCATGTAACAATAATATTAGCTTTCTGCTACGTTTCAGCATTTTATACAGTCAGGAGGACACTTCACAGAATAGACATATCAGTCATTATTTGGACTAAATTGTTTGACAGTGTCATCTGTCCAACTGCATTATAAGGAAGTGAAGAATGGGATCCACTCAGCATGACCACACACTTCACTGGTTGGGACAAACATTCTGTAGAGGCCCTGCATGCATATTTCTGTAGAAACATACTAAATAGAAAACACCAATCAGTGCATGTATGGAAGAATTAGGCCACCTGTTGATCGTAAGCTTAGTGCTAGTTTGTCAACGTGGCAAATAATGTAACTAAGTTTAAGGGTTTTATATCCATGACTTTGACAGTAATGGATAGTACAGACAACACCACTAATCTTTTAGCAATACCACTTATTGAGATGACAAAGGGTTTGTGGTAGAAAGATGTGACAAGTCATTTGTTTAGTCTTGGATAACATCATGACAACTGAGTGAGAAGATTAATAGGTTTGTCACAGAGAACAGCAAAACATATTGATTATCTAATTTATTATATTGCAATTGAAATGTTTAATAAAATGTGTATAGATGTGtgatattatatatacatatgagGTTGTGATAAGTTTGACTAATTTGTGATTGCTTTGAACAGCATAGTGTTACATAGGCTATTTTATTTAGAAAgaaacatacacatatgcatacatacagacgcatacacacaaattgacagacagacacacagcaatACAAGTGAAACAGATGCTTATTACTATGTGCTAGTTATTTTGGATTATCTTATTCAATTGTATTACATGCTTTTGCAATGCTGATTATCTAACATTTATGccaattagagagagagagagagagagagagagagagagagagagagagagagagagagagagagagagagagagagagagagagagagagtgagtgtcaTGGACCTCAAATATTAGAAAACAGCGCCCCCTTTTGTAGCTGTCAAGACAAGACCCGAGAAGCTTGCTAAACCAACTAGCTAGCATTTTGGCTAGCATCGCTTGACAGTTTCGTCCATTTTGTTTGGCTAGCCTGGCTACCTTATTTACTCTGTCGCAGAGATGGATGAGGGTGACGAGCCGGGGTTAGTTCTCTCTCACAACACTTCTTCAGGGTCTAAATCAGGTGGTGACAAGATGTTTTCTCTCAAGAAGTGGAATGCCGTGGCTATGTGGAGTTGGGATGTTGAATGCGATACTTGTGCCATTTGCAGGGTGCAAGTGATGGGTGAGTCCGAGGAACTGGTAACATTAGCAAGATAGCTTGGATAACGGCTAATGGAGCTAACGTAGCTAACATTGACATGCAAACCTAAGTCTCGACATAATGACACTGTAACATATATTCGTTGATTTACAGATGCTTGCCTCCGATGCCaggctgaaaacaaacaagaggACTGTGTTGGTAAGACCCTGTCGATTAGAAAATAACTAACAGCGTCCAGTTACACGCTACTCAGCAGTTAAGCTTGCTACCCGGCTAGCTAACGGGTTTCACGGTGCTGTTAGTGACTGGCCGAGCTGGCTACATACCAATGAGGATCAGGGATAGGTTTTAATTCTTCAGCTTTTACTATCCTCATTTCAATCAAATGGATTTCACTGACATTCGCATAGCTAGTTAGAATGGTGTCATAGTTTGAATTGTAGAAAGCACATTATGCTCTTAATTAAGTAGACCTACAGTATTGCGAACAAAATATGGGTCGCAGAGAATAAGATATAGACGAGAAAAGAGCAAGTAGTACGTAAGAGTACTGAACATAACACAACAGCTAATTACAACAGGAGAACATAATGAGAAGATTGCAGCAAACAATTAAAGATAGAGCGTCGTTGTTAGATTTACAGGTAAGCCAATGCTTGCAGGTCACGGATGTACAagtaatattatatataaaggGTGTGCAAAATGTACATTGTTGGCTCTGCATATGAATAGATTTGcatatgtgcaaatgtgcagGGAACTATGTCCAAACACTGCTCTGCCGCAGTCTTGTGGTTGCTAATTAATTCTccagagagtttttttttcagcaaaatCTTTGATTCATGTGATTTGAACCCATAGCTTTTGAGACAACTGTAAAAGAGCTGTCTTGGGGAACTTATTTTCAGTATTATTACCTATTTATTATTACCTACTAAGTATAAAGCCATAACTAACAAAATATCAGAAGTGCTTTGCGTTCCTAAGTTACTTATTAGAGGTGTTTACCACAGTGCAAGTCTACCTACTCAATATTCTCTCATTAAGTAAAAGCTTCCCCACCTATCATAGCTTGAAAATCACCTCAGTGACCCATTAAGTCGTTTGACTGTACTGAAGCACATAGTGTAGATGTCTGGCGATGTGTTTTTATGGAAGGAAGAACTGAAGGAAGAAAATTAAcattacacataaaaaaaaaaattacagatgAGCCAAAAgtgattcatttttatttgccaTTTAAGAGAACATGTTTGCACAATTGTGAGTTTATATTGCTTAAGTTGAAACTGGCATACAGTACATCAATTGCAATATGCTCCCTGCCAATGTCTTAtctattctccctctctctctctctctccctctctttctttcatataGTGGTATGGGGAGAGTGCAACCACTCCTTCCACAACTGCTGCATGTCCCTTTGGGTGAAACAGAACAACCGCTGTCCCCTATGCCAGCAGGACTGGGTTGTTCAGAGAATCGGCAAATAAGCTCCACTTCCAGGTTTCGGATTCTCCCGCTGCCTGTATGCACCTAAAAGTGGTGGCAGACTCGACAATGTTCACTGCAATCCCCTGCGCAGAGCCATTGACATCTACAGCTCTCCTCCTATGTACGAGTGCATGCTGTCATACCCCTGGTGTCAAGGGAAGACGATGGACAAAATTCAAGTGATGCAGACTTGATGGTCACCGATTGGTTGATCTGgcctggatggatggagagttACGAAGAAGATGACGCACCTTGTTGCAGTGCTTGGTCGTATCTTAGCTTTACGTTGTTGTTTGTGGTGGTGTTCAACACATCTCGAATAGATGTCTGTGTCTTTTTAACAATAAAGAATTGTGTATAGAAGTAAAAAtatgcacattttatttgtctACTACTTTTTGAATAAGCTTGCCATGGAATTCCTCTGAACAACTGCATTTTTGGAAGTTCTTTGCAGTTCTAAAACAAATGTTTCTATTTAGATTCAGGAAAACAAGGTTTGGTTGTGAAATATGGTGCATATTGGCGTGACATCTAAGCAGTAGCAGTGTTGGGAGGGTTTGAGGTGGTGGATAtctgtgattttcatttaacATAGTTTTTAGAGGAGGGCTATCTATCTAAAGCAGCCTAATCTGATTTTACCCCTGTAACCCCATAACCACCCACTGACCTTAACACCAACTCTatttcacacattcatatacAAACTTTTTGTGGTCACCTTTCCGTACAGTAAGCAGAGTTTTGAACGTGAGAATGTTGTACCTCATTGATCCAgataaagaaatagaaatagtaAGCAAAAAGAGGAATTTTTGCTTACTGTCCTCCGGGGGCCTTGGGAGTTtggggtcagctacagaacaggcCCTCTGGAACTGATTCTTGAACCTGTGCCTTCCAGTTGAAGGATGGTCTCTCTGAAACCACCAGGTCACCCTGCTGCCTAAAGTGTATGCTTTGGCCGGGAATCAAGCCAAATCAACTGCTTGGAAGGCAGCTATGCTAACCACTACACCAACACTTGTAATACATGTTCTTTCAAACTTGGCCTCTTTCCAGTCCCAAGCATGTCCTTCTGGTCTACTCTGGGTTGATCCTAATCCGTTCAAAGCAAACTTGAAATGCAGCCAAGGGGTTTTTATCTTCTTGCTGATCACAGTGAACCACATATGTATATTGCTGTAAAGAAGTATTTGCCTCCTGTttgattttttgcatttttcattttgaattcgGTCAGATATTTTTGTGGGATGTAGTAGTTTGTAGAGGGATCTGAGAGAAAAAATCAAATGCCATCCATAAGCGACACAGATATTCCACATTGTGCTCCATAATTCTGAGGCAGAGTATGTCCTACACCCCAAAATCCTATTAAGATTTATTGGTGGGACATGAAGAACCTGTGTATGCTGACAATTTCACTCTGATGGTAAGGGGGAGAAAGTTTGTCATTTATATTGGGAACGGCTGACCCAAATTGGGCCTGACTGTTGACCAAATCATTCAGTAAGATGGCGCTAATCTCTTTAATTGGGTTGATTTAAATGCTACAACCCACAAAAAGGTCTGAACAAAATCAACGTGACAAATGTgctaaaatgcagaaaaatcaAACAGGGCGAATACTTACAATAATACAGCCACTAGATAGTACTGCTTTCATGGAATTTCTGCATTCCCATGCATGTAGAAAGTTAAAACTGTAATTAGGGACAACTGTTTCCATGTGGCAACGGTAGCCTCAAAGTGTGAGGTCTAGGTGATTCAGTTAGCAAGAGGGGTTAATCACTGGAAGATTGCTGCTACAAAGCTCTGGACGTTGTGGGGGAAGTGAACAAGAAGCAAGCTGCCTTCAACATCTACCAGAGAGTTTCCTTGAGCAGGGCAACAGTGATATTTCACTCTGGAATTAACATTTGCAGTTGCAATTTGCAGTTCCAATTTGCATTGGAACGTATATTCTGCCCTTATGGATTCAGTCAGCCACCTATATTGGTGGTCTCAGCAACTTGAAGTCATGTCACtttcttgtttgtgttttgtttccttCAGTTTGAAAAGTCATACTTGTAAAACCATACAACCTAAAGTGTAGAAGTGTGGCAACAGATATGCTATTGTATTTTTCATCTTCAAGAAGGAATGTTAATGTCGATGATCGGTACGTATTCCACAGGCAGTTAATGTCTGATGTTTTTTGCACATGGTGATGTTGAGGTGAGTGAAGATGAAAATGGTGTACTGAAGTAAAGTAATAGCCACTACAAGACATGATGTAATAGGCAGCCCACGGCCTTGAGTGTGTCTACAGccttccctctccctgcagCTGTCCCAACAAGCTGTCGCTGTGAAGAAGAATTTCCTAGTCAGCCTGCCTAGTTCAATTATGGCTTAATTAGTGAAGTCCTCCTTCTTTTCCCCTATAACACACAATGAGAGGCCTaaagtgtgctgtgtgttgatTGTTTGATCGCTTGCACTAGACATTGTCCTGACAATGGCTTCTTAACCTCTTACAGTCACAATAAGCTGTAATCAACCATAACATGCTAAGGCCGGGATCTGCCACCTCATTGTATCATGCTGGCAGCCCAATTGCAACACACGGGCACTTTGTATCTTCTAAAAATACACAAGCCTAAAGCCTCTTAAGTTCAAACCACATAAGTTGCTTTCCCTGAGTGCCGTCTACGTATAAGCGCACAAAGACACTTACCTAAGAACAAATCCCTGAAGACCCGCTTTTAATTCTCAAAGGGGCGTGACGTGAGAGGTGAAAGATGTTCAGGGTAGTGGCTCAGGTGCTTGAGTTGTGCCTGGGAGAGGTACCTGGAGAGGAGTGGACTCGAGTGTTTCAGCTTCTCAGGCCCAGCTCCCTACACCACAGTGTATATGGACAACTCAGGATACATCCAACATGGGTGACTTGGCAGTACTAGACAACCTGGTGGCCA
This region includes:
- the rnf7 gene encoding RING-box protein 2; this encodes MDEGDEPGLVLSHNTSSGSKSGGDKMFSLKKWNAVAMWSWDVECDTCAICRVQVMDACLRCQAENKQEDCVVVWGECNHSFHNCCMSLWVKQNNRCPLCQQDWVVQRIGK